The Centroberyx gerrardi isolate f3 chromosome 7, fCenGer3.hap1.cur.20231027, whole genome shotgun sequence genome contains a region encoding:
- the nptxra gene encoding neuronal pentraxin receptor a: protein MVAFIGAVICIIAAVHTGSSRAAAAPQQPATDNQSLYPHSAAQTPAAGGSVARAGSLGALHGSETPDSEAPTFNVGLSGLDGVTGLTGHDPAVSRLICTPIPAGECNPKNFQQQADDPSVYAGEDWGFLRTAAEELRQTVLQQKDQILTDQRTIKELMGKLTECERGLDGRSSSDRRGGAAGLWGGRVEERHRDRIMVRDSPASAPDGVHLLTVRAVDELEQAITQLKDRIEKLESDIGPFPHNQTDSDTSRAPGGGGLSGGPERLAEPGHGAGVGGSWRMEDLEGELERKVELLEKERKALRLETQRHRQEIDQGINKLRHRISGLEDGVSGHSFPEGYRLSFPSRTNYMHAVIKHPVPELRAFSVCLWLRPAEGGIGTPLSYAVPEQPNELVLLQGLHTPTELLVNDKVAQLPLNLSRGSWQHMCVSWSQKGGAWQAYQGGKLRGEGHGLAPGHHIRPGGVLILGQEQDSLGGGFDSSQALVGELSQVGLWDRVLTPSQVASLARCGRVTQGSVAPWTEKGVEVSGGATKDPGEPCSKHSRSSQ, encoded by the exons ATGGTGGCCTTCATCGGAGCGGTTATCTGCATCATCGCCGCCGTCCACACCGGATCCTCCAGGGCTGCCGCTGCACCACAGCAACCAGCAACCGACAACCAGTCGCTGTATCCGCACTCCGCGGCGCAGACCCCGGCCGCCGGGGGCTCCGTGGCCCGCGCGGGATCCTTGGGCGCTCTCCACGGTTCTGAAACACCCGACTCGGAGGCGCCAACCTTCAACGTCGGGCTCAGCGGGCTGGACGGGGTCACCGGGCTCACCGGGCACGACCCCGCGGTCAGCCGGCTCATCTGTACGCCGATCCCCGCCGGCGAGTGCAACCCGAAAAACTTTCAGCAACAAGCGGATGACCCGTCGGTGTACGCGGGCGAGGACTGGGGCTTCCTCCGCACCGCCGCGGAGGAGCTCCGGCAGACCGTGCTGCAGCAGAAGGACCAGATCCTCACCGACCAGCGGACCATCAAGGAGCTCATGGGGAAACTCACCGAGTGCGAGCGGGGGCTGGACGGCCGCAGCAGCTCGGACAGACGGGGCGGCGCTGCGGGGCTGTGGGGgggcagagtggaggagaggcacCGCGACCGGATCATGGTGCGGGACAGCCCCGCTTCGGCGCCCGACGGCGTCCACCTGCTCACCGTCAGGGCTGTGGATGAACTGGAGCAGGCGATCACTCAACTCAAAGACCGCATAGAGAAACTAGAG tCAGACATTGGCCCATTTCCTCACAACCAGACGGACAGCGATACCTCCAGAGCGCCGGGGGGAGGCGGGCTGTCCGGCGGCCCGGAAAGGTTGGCGGAGCCGGGGCATGGAGCCGGTGTAGGCGGATCCTGGAGGATGGAGGACTTggagggagagctggagaggaaggtggagctgctggagaaggagaggaaagccCTGAGGCTGGAAACGCAGAGACACAGGCAGGAAATCGACCAGGGCATCAATAAACTACGCCACCGCATCTCAGGACTGgaggatg gTGTCTCGGGGCATTCTTTCCCAGAGGGCTACAGACTGTCCTTCCCGTCACGGACGAACTACATGCACGCCGTCATCAAGCACCCCGTCCCGGAGCTGCGGGCCTTCAGCGTCTGCCTGTGGCTGCGTCCCGCAGAGGGGGGCATCGGCACCCCCCTGTCCTATGCCGTCCCGGAGCAGCCGAACGAGCTGGTGCTGCTGCAAGGCCTGCACACCCCCACCGAGCTGCTCGTTAACGACAAG GTGGCGCAGTTGCCTCTGAACCTGTCCCGAGGCAGCTGGCAGCACATGTGTGTGAGCTGGAGCCAGAAGGGCGGAGCCTGGCAGGCCTACCAGGGGGGCAAGCTGAGGGGGGAGGGCCACGGACTGGCACCCGGGCACCACATCAGACCTGGAGGAGTGCTCATACTGGGGCAGGAGCAG GACTCCCTGGGTGGGGGTTTTGACTCATCGCAGGCCCTGGTCGGGGAGCTGTCCCAGGTGGGTCTTTGGGACCGGGTCCTGACCCCCAGCCAGGTGGCCAGCTTGGCACGCTGCGGCAGAGTCACCCAGGGCAGCGTGGCCCCCTGGACCGAGAAGGGAGTGGAGGTTTCCGGCGGAGCCACCAAGGACCCTGGGGAGCCTTGTAGTAAACACAGCAGGAGCTCTCAGTGA